ATATACATAAGGCAGATTTAAAGTTAGGTAAATAACGGATCTGCACATCCTTGCCAGAGCTGGAACTTTCCACtgaaaatatttagaatatAAGGAGATCTGTAGTTTTTTTCCACAACTATTGGCTATTTTCGCTCTTTGCCTGTAATGATGAATTAATCCTAACTGTTTAACTCCCTCAGCTCCATTCCAAGGAACAAGAACCCTTTTCAAGAGGTGAGTATAAAAAGCAATGGTGATATCTGATGGTCATGATTTTGCACCATGTGGATGTTGATAGGGTATCTTCATGGTTTGGTGCCCATGTGTTGTAACCTGGCAGGGTTAATGTAAGTTACAGATAGCCTTCTGTTCCTAGTGGAGATTAGGCCCTGCTAATGACAAAGTGAGTTGGAAGCCCAGAGTGTCTGAGCTCACGTCTGTAGGAGGGCCACTTGAAATATTGCTGGGTTTTATTTAATACAAAGCATTTGTACAGTGCTGATGACAAAGCTGATGATAGATTTTCATTTCACAGGCCATCGTCTTTGTTGTTGGTGGAGGCAATTACATAGAGTATCAGAATCTTGTTGACTATACAAAGGTATGGCTGTGCCCATTTTGACATGTAAAATGTGCTACAAGAACTTGGTTTGCTTATGAAGATGAGTGTAATGATTCTCTTTTCTTCAGGCCAAGCAAGGGAAGCGGGTTCTTTATGGCTGTAGTGAGCTTTTCAATGCTGCCCAGTTCATTAAACAGGTATGATCACTTCCCCTACAGCATAAACTGATAGGAAGTGCATGTTATAAAAAACAGGACGTTTACATGCAACATCCAAGATGTCAGGTCACCCAATTTGCGTCACACTTCAGTTAAAAGTCCAAATTCATCAACACATTTTCGCATACAAGGACAGAATTCCATGAAAAATCAACTACTCCGCAATCCAATGCTCAAAAATCCAACCGATTATCCCAGAGTTGGAGGAAACAACACTGCTTTGAGTGTCTTGGAATGCTTTTTGCTGCTTGAAGCAAATCTACGTTGTACTTTGTCTTAACAAAGTTGACATCAAGTCATAACGTGCCTTTCcctctgtaaatattttttaaacattttgcccagttttttttttttttttccacatcaaTTTCTTGATAATATACTTTTACCGCTTTGCTCTGAGCGAAAATACAGGGAGGGTTTCGTGTCTCGCTTTTCCAAATTCTTCCTGTAGTCGTGAACTTATATGACACTAACTGTATGCTGAACAATGATTCAGTTGTAATCCTACTTTTAAGTGTTAATGTGATTTTGCACTATCAGAGCTTTTAAGACTAAAGCCATTCATTTCTCCACAGCTCTCCCAGCTTGGTCAGAAATAGGAGGAGTTTTGAAGTCCAGTTATCCACCCTTCTCGAAACTGGAATCGAGATTTCTTCAGTTGTACTTCATTAAAACCTCTCTAACTTCAGAATCACTCATACTCCAGAATCACTCATATTCCATGTACTTTATACTGTTTTCCTATACTATTTAATTCAATACTAAAGGTTCCCGACAATAAAGTTTAACAGTCTTACGCACCAATTGCgctttgttttctttgtttgagTCCACTTTGAGTCATCAGATATAGATGAAAATATCCTCATCACAAGCTTATTGACGTCGGGTGAGTTCAAGAGCTGAGGTAAATGCCTTAAGTGGTTTGGTGACTGACAAGAACTGTACCAAAAATCTTAGTCTCTAAAGTCTTTAACAAGATAAGGAGATTACATCTAGTCTTGATCAACACAGGTGCTCTGTTACAGTTCAAATGTTTGCTCAAGTTTAGATTGAGGGCATTCAGTCTAGTCTGGGTGGCCTGTGTATGTCTGCTGGATGTGCTTAACTTCCACCAATGAAGAGAGAAAGATCGTGAACCCTAGCAAACATCACCCTGAGAGGAGTCCAATCTAAAGTTTTTCATGGAAGATGGACATCCACAATGTTCTTCCCTCAAATGTCACAGTCTACCGAGTGTCGGATGGAGGAGAAACAGCTATCGGTGTCTATTTGGTAATACTAGGTAATTATTTTGGTCTAATCGTTTTGAATTCTCTGTACCTTAATATGGTTTGTTTCTTCTTGAGCTTCAGTACATTCAAATATGTCTTGTGAGAAAAAGAATAGgtgaattttatatttcttcTGTGATAGGATGGCTCTCTTGGATTGGAAATGGGGTTGTAATATTACTTTTAACCAAGCAAAGAAATTCACTCGAACCACAGGATTTCTTGACTCTCAACCTAGCCATTTCTGACGCCAGCATTGCTATTTTTGGATATTCTCGAGGAATCCTTGAAGTTTTCGATGTGTTCAGAGATGAAGGCTATCTTATAAAGACATTTTGGACTTGCAAGGTAAGGGGAtgatactcaccctcatgccacttaaaacctttatgactttctttattctgtggaacataaagaAGATCTTCCTCAGTGAAAGTCAAAGGGGTCCACTGTTGTTTTGAACCCCACCTGCtatcattgtatggacaaaaacattcttcaaaatattttcttttatgttctacagagaaaataaagtcatatatgTTTGGAACGACGtaagggtgagcaaatgatgacaatattttatttaagatCCTCCAGATGAATTCAGTTACAAAGTTCAAATGATCGAGTGCCTTTCAGCATGATTCCCTTCACTGACATCACAGTATCTGTTGTGAGAGCTCCATCACTGTGTTCCCTTTGCAGTCTGGCAGGTGGTGTTATGAGGCAGGAGGGGCTGAAAAGAGGAATTATTTGTAGTCGTTCCAAGTACACAGGCATGTGTCCATTTATCCCCTAATCTAGCTGGCTTGTTCCCCAGGGCCTGGTTAGTGGGTGATGAGACAAGTAGGAGCGATTACTGCCTCAGAATGCCAGACCTGCTTGCAATGTATAAGATGTTGTTGTCTCTGCCAGGTGGATGGATTCCTAATCCTGCTCTTCGGACTCATCAGCATCAACACACTGACAGCCATCAGTGTCATCCGCTACATCAAAGGTTGCCACCCTCAGCATGGTATGCACTATCTTGGCCGAACCTACTGGGTTATTATACCTTTGTTTAGCTGCTGCCCAGTATTTAGTACAGGTGCTCATGCAGTGGAGTCAGTGAAAGCTGTTCTGCAATTACGTTTCAAAATATGTGCAGGTTAGGAAAGGATGTATTCCCATATAAGAAAAAATTCTAGTTTTTAAACTTGAATCTTTAATAAATCTAGGACCATGTTATTTTTCCTTTTGTAGAAGCTATTTATTCTTGGCTGCACAAATACTAGATAAATCAGCATGATAATGCTATGAGGACTGTTCTGATTTGAGTTTTTCTGCCATGTTCTTCAGCTCATCACGTCAACAAGCGTAATATCTGCTTGGTCATAACTGCAATCTGGCTGTTCTCTCTGTTCTGGGCTGGAGCTCCACTGATGGGCTGGGGCAGTTACAGAGGTAGGACTGAAACAAGGATGTTTACCATCTTTAGAAAGTCGAAATTGGgatttctttgaatttcatttCTTCTGCAGCTCGCAGATATGGGACATGTGAAATCGACTGGACACGAGCGCTGTACTCTGTTCCGTTCAAGCTCTACGTTATCAGCATTTTCTTCTTCAACTTCTTCGTGCCGCTGTTCATTATAGTTTTCACGTACGTGTCCATCATCCGCACGGTCAACTCAAGCCACAAGTTCAGTCGGGGAGGAGATGTTAGCGAGAGGCAGAAAAAGATTGAACGCAGCATCACACGGGTAAAGCTATCACCCTATGAATTTCCATTATCAACTAACAAATAACTAGTGCTCTCAGTGCATATGTTTCTCGCTCCAGGTTTCCCTCATTGTGTGTGCGGCCTTCCTGTTGGCCTGGTCCCCGTACGCAGTCATTTCCATGTGGTCTGCCTGGGGTTACCAAATACCCCCACTCAACGGCATCCTGGCAAGCCTCTTCGCCAAGTCAGCAAGTTTCTACAATCCGTTTATCTACATTGGCATGAGCTCTAAGTTCCGGAAGGACTTGCAGGCTCTGTTCTACTGCCTTAGACCCACATCAGCACACAGGCACACCCCTCCTGTGCCATTGGCCCGGCCTGGTGATGTGCAGCTCGATGTGAACGGCTTTAGGGAAGATGAGCCGGTAGATATGGACGATAATGCAAGTGAAAGCACCCCAGAGGGGAAGGCCGAGAGCCCTCCTGAATTAGAAAGCCAGCGGAGGCCCTTAACGGAGTCACAAAAGAGTGTCAGTCCTCATGGATTAATGAGGAAACCCAGTGACTCTGGAAGACTTTAGCTGTCTTTTTATGTTAGTTTATGTGCTCTGAATGTTTATataagatgatgatgatgataagaTGAAGTACATTCACACTCTGTATTATCttaatttcacaataaataaCAACAGACTAGGACACTCCAGGCTACTAGTGAGTCATGTGTACAGATGCTTCATGTCGAACGTGAGGTCATTGTGTGAATTCAATAAAACCGAGGTTAATGATCCTATTTCGCTTCATCTCGGTCTCTAAGGCTTGTGAAGTGTTGACACACATTTATTGGTATTTCTGTATTACATCCTTCCCAGTTTGGGGTTGGGGAGATGTAGTAAAAAGGTTGCTGGAGATCAACTCTCTCCTCCCAGtacaccaaacacacacaaataaaaatattaggtTAAGTATAAAATACTTATGGAAGAGGAAaggacaaaataaaattaaattacgCATTACCTAAGAGGAAAAGAATCTAACTTTTGAAGAATAAGAAAGTAACTCTCTCATAAACCAAAAACAggagaaaattaaataaagagaATATGCAAATGTAATGGCACCAACCACCCTACAGCTTTTCTAATTTTAACTTCAGAATTATATagcaaaacatttataaaaagatAAATTTATTTCACAAGCTAATCAGAGTTTGACATTTTGGTTAATGGCACCAAAAGCCCATTAAAGACTAGCAACATCTGAGGCAGGAGCAAAGATCTCATTAATAGTGTCTCTGCATGTGTTACTGTATCATTGAGacaatattatagtttttattaacattttgatttagttcttattttatatttttataggctatttacattttcattttaattaaacttttagTCAATTTAtagtgtgtttttgttattcttattagttttatagtatatattagggctgggtaatgAGACaaatttcacgattcgattcaattttgattcacaagctGCAATTTGATTAGATTCTGATTCTATTCGATATCagattattttggatatatattattgaccttattcctgactagcctactgcgtttcgaattatgggttgcacatccggtttggggaacttccattcaaaaggACTGAAACGAAtagtttcaaatcataaggttgccctgcAAATAAAgtttatccgtcagtttgactgaatgagctgtcaatttttccttcatgttttattttcagacatcatgagaataacgtaacgtttggtattttaacgtaacatgttaCAACAAGAATTTCTATGGCAAAAGCTCAATTCAGccgctgctttctatcctcgtgattattttcttttgtccctttgca
This window of the Ctenopharyngodon idella isolate HZGC_01 chromosome 17, HZGC01, whole genome shotgun sequence genome carries:
- the opn6b gene encoding opsin 6, group member b isoform X1 yields the protein MDIHNVLPSNVTVYRVSDGGETAIGVYLVILGWLSWIGNGVVILLLTKQRNSLEPQDFLTLNLAISDASIAIFGYSRGILEVFDVFRDEGYLIKTFWTCKVDGFLILLFGLISINTLTAISVIRYIKGCHPQHAHHVNKRNICLVITAIWLFSLFWAGAPLMGWGSYRARRYGTCEIDWTRALYSVPFKLYVISIFFFNFFVPLFIIVFTYVSIIRTVNSSHKFSRGGDVSERQKKIERSITRVSLIVCAAFLLAWSPYAVISMWSAWGYQIPPLNGILASLFAKSASFYNPFIYIGMSSKFRKDLQALFYCLRPTSAHRHTPPVPLARPGDVQLDVNGFREDEPVDMDDNASESTPEGKAESPPELESQRRPLTESQKSVSPHGLMRKPSDSGRL
- the opn6b gene encoding opsin 6, group member b isoform X2 codes for the protein MDIHNVLPSNVTVYRVSDGGETAIGVYLVILGWLSWIGNGVVILLLTKQRNSLEPQDFLTLNLAISDASIAIFGYSRGILEVFDVFRDEGYLIKTFWTCKVDGFLILLFGLISINTLTAISVIRYIKGCHPQHAHHVNKRNICLVITAIWLFSLFWAGAPLMGWGSYRARRYGTCEIDWTRALYSVPFKLYVISIFFFNFFVPLFIIVFTYVSIIRTVNSSHKFSRGGDVSERQKKIERSITRVKLSPYEFPLSTNK